Genomic segment of Streptomyces sp. NA02950:
GGGCCTGACATGACACCGGCGTAGCCGATCTCCTCAGCCTCCTCCTTGAGCTCGACGAACTCCTGCGGCTTGACCCAGCGGTCCACCGGGTGGTGGCGGACGGACGGCCGCAGGTACTGCGTGATCGTGATGAGTTCGCAGCCCGCGTCATACAGGTCCTGGAGCGCCTGGCTGATCTCCTCGCGCTCCTCGCCCATGCCCAGGATCAGGTTGGACTTGGTGACCAGACCCGCCTCGCGGGCCTTGGTGATGACCTCGAGCGAGCGCTCGTAACGGAAGCCGGGGCGGATCCGCTTGAAGATCCGCGGGACCGTCTCGACGTTGTGCGCGAGCACCTCGGGACGGGCCGAGAAGACCTCGGCGAGCTGCTCGGGAACCGCGTTGAAGTCCGGGATCAGCAGCTCGACACCGGTATCCGGCATCAGGGAGTGGATCTGGCGGACGGTCTCCGCGTACAGCCAGGCGCCGCCGTCCTCCAGGTCGTCACGGGCGACACCGGTGATGGTGGCGTACTTCAGCTCCATGGTGCGTACGGATTCGGCCACCCGGCGCGGCTCGTCGCGGTCCAGTGCCTGGGGCTTGCCGGTGTCGATCTGGCAGAAGTCACAACGCCGGGTGCACTGGTCACCGCCGATGAGGAAGGTGGCCTCGCGGTCCTCCCAGCACTCGTAGATGTTCGGACAACCGGCCTCCTGGCACACGGTGTGCAGGCCCTCGCGCTTCACCAGGCCGTGCAGCTCGGTGTACTCGGGACCCATCTTCGCCCGGGTCTTGATC
This window contains:
- the lipA gene encoding lipoyl synthase translates to MSAVAPDGRKMLRLEVRNSQTPIERKPEWIKTRAKMGPEYTELHGLVKREGLHTVCQEAGCPNIYECWEDREATFLIGGDQCTRRCDFCQIDTGKPQALDRDEPRRVAESVRTMELKYATITGVARDDLEDGGAWLYAETVRQIHSLMPDTGVELLIPDFNAVPEQLAEVFSARPEVLAHNVETVPRIFKRIRPGFRYERSLEVITKAREAGLVTKSNLILGMGEEREEISQALQDLYDAGCELITITQYLRPSVRHHPVDRWVKPQEFVELKEEAEEIGYAGVMSGPLVRSSYRAGRLYQQAIDRRNVAVASQAV